GGTCTCCTCGCAGTGGCAGACCGGCCCGTACTCGTTGCCGACGTGCCACATCCGGACGGCCGGGTGGTGGCCGAACGCCGCGGCGAGGTCGTCCACCAGGCCGAGGGCGTGCCGGCGGTAGTCGGCGGAGGAGGGGCACCACTGGTTCCGGGACCCCCACGACAGGGTGGTGCCCTCGGCGGTGACCGGCAGGGTGCCGGGGTGCAGTTCGCCGAGCCAGGGCGGCGGGGAGGCGGTGGGCGTGGCAAGGCAGACCTCGATCCCGCCCTCGTGGAGCAGGTCGAGGATGCGGCGCAGCCAGCCGAAGTCCCTGGCCCCGGGCGTCGGTTCGAGCTTGGCCCAGGAGAAGACGCCGACCGTGACGGTGGTGACGCCGGCCTCGCGCATCAGCCGGACGTCCTCGGGCCAGATCGACTCGGGCCACTGCTCGGGGTTGTAGTCGCCGCCGAACAGCAGGCGGCCGCGGGTGGCGTCGGCAAGGGATGGCATGGGGGTGTCCTCTCGCTGGTCAGCCCTTGACGGCGCCGATCAGCATGCCCTTCTGGAAGTGCTTCTGGACGAACGGGTAGACGCACAGCACGGGCACCAGCGCGATCACCATGACCGCCATCTGCACCGAGAGCCCGGGGACGGCCCCCGTGCTGATGGCCTGGGACATCCCGGTGGGCGCCTGGTGGCGGAGCACGAAGGAGTTCAGCACGTTCTGCAGCGGGTAACGGGTCTGGTCGTTGAGGTAGAGCGAGGCGGAGAACCAGGAGCTCCAGTAGCCGACCGCGTAGAACAGCGCGATGACGGCGACCACCGCGCGGGACAGCGGCAGCACCACCTGCCAGAGGATCCGCCACTCGCCGGCGCCGTCGATCCGTGCGGCGTCGACGAGTTCGGGGGCGGTACCCATGAAGAAGGAGCGCAGCACGAGCAGGTTGAAGACGGACACGGCGCCGGGGAGGATCAGCGACCAGTAGCTGTCCATCAGGCCGAGGTCCTGGATCAGCAGGTAGCTCGGGATGAGCCCGGCCCCGAAGAACATCGTGATCATCATGGTGACGAGGATCGGCCGGTGGGCGAAGCTGCCGGGCCGGGAGAGCCCGTACGCGGCGAGCACCGAGACGACCAGCGAGATCGCCGTGCCGACGAGGGTGATGCCGATGCTGATCAGCACGGCCCGGGTGACGGCGCCGCCGGAGAGGACCTCGGCGTAGGCCTGGACGGTGAGGTGCCCCGGGACGACCACGAGGCCGCCGGCGCCGGTGATGGTGGCCGCGTCGGAGAGGCTGGTGAGGACGACGACCCAGAGCGGGCCGAGGATCAGCAGGCAGACGACGGCCAGGGTGACGCCCTTGAGGCCCCGGCCGACGGCGGTCGGCTCCTCCTCCCAGGCGGGCCGGGCGAACGGGCGGGACGGGCGGAGGTCGGTTGCGGTGGTCACTTGGAGTACACCCCCTGCTCGCCCAGCCGGTGGGCGGCCTTGTTCGCCAGCAGGACCATGCCGAGGCTGAACAGGCCCTTGACCAGGCCGGCCGCGGCCGCGTAGCTGAAGTCGCCGCTGCGGATGCCGCGGAACCAGACGTAGGTGTCGAGCACCTCGGAGACGCCGACGCCGACGGCGTCGCGCTGGAGCAGGATCTGCTCGAAGCCGACGGAGAGCGAGTCGCCGACCCGCAGCACCAGCAGCAGGGCGATCACCGGGCGCAGCGCGGGCAGCGTGACATGCCACATCCGCCGCCAGCGGCCGGCGCCGTCGACGGCGGCGGCCTCGTACAGCTCGTCGGAGACGGCGCTGAGGGCGGCGAGGAAGACGATCACGCCCCAGCCGGCGTCCTTCCAGACGGACTGGGCGGTCAGCAGGTACTTGAAGAGCGTCGGGTCGGTCATCAGGTCGAAGCCCTCGACGCCGTGCCTGCGCAACAGTTGGGCGATCAGGCCGGCGCCGCCGAGCATCTGCTGGAAGACGGTGACGACCAGCACCCAGGAGAAGAAGTGCGGCAGGTAGAGGACGGACTGCACGAGGGTGCGGAGCCGGCCGCTGATGAGGCTGTTGAGCAGCAGCGCGAGGGCGATCGGGACGGGGAAGAAGAGCAGCAGCTGGACGGCGGTGATGGAGAGGGTGTTGCCGACGACCTCCCAGAACCGGGCGTCGGAGAAGACCGCGGCGAAGTTGTCGAGGCCGACGAAGGCGCTGCCGGTGATGCCGCCGCCGTAGACGTCGTAGTCCTGGAACGCGACGATGTTGCCGAGCAGCGGGATGTAGTTGAAGACCAGCAGCAGGCCGAGCGCGGGTGCGGTCATCAGCAGCAGGACGCGGTCGCGGCGCAGCCGTTGACGGCGGGTGATGCCGCGTCGCGGCGGCGGTGCCGGGCGGTCCGGTCCGTCGGGTGCGGCGGGCCGGGTGGCCGCGGGGGCGCTGCTGCTCATGGTGGGTTCTGCTCCGCCCTGGCCGCCGGTGCGATCCGCCACCGGCCGGCCGTAGTGCACGTGTCGGTGGTCAGTTGCCGGACTTGTCGAGGATGTCCTGGTAGAAGGCGCGCAGGTCGTCGCCGCCGTTCTTGCGCCAGTTGTCGACCGCGTCCTTGACGTCGCCGATCTTCTTGCGGTTGCGCACGACGTCCTTCTGCAGGTCGTCGAAGGGGGTGTACAGCGACGCGTACCGGGTGGGCTCCTGGATCTGCATCGCGTAGAAGAGCGGCTTCCTGGCGAAGGCCATCATGCGGCCCATCCAGTTGGCGAAGTCCGTGGCGGCCTGGGGCTGGTCGGGCCAGGCGATGGTGGGTGCCGGGGAGGCGATGAACTCGTAGGAGGAGAGGACCTCCTTGGTGCCGAGCGCGGTCTGCACCGGGGTGCCGGAGGCGTCCTTGGCGTAGTGGACGCCCTCGACGCCGAACTTCTCGAGCACGAACTCCTTGGTGCCGAACGGGGCGGCGGCGTAGTCGGCGACACCGAGGAGTTCCTCGATCCTCGCGGCGGGCAGCTTGGCGGACAGGAAGCTGAAGATCCCGGCGGGCGCGCCGATGTAGAGCTCCAGCTTGCCGCCGTCGTGGGCGAAGAAGTCCATCGGCTTGATGCTGAACTTCGGGTTGGCCTTGGCCTGTTCGTTCATCATGCCGCGCATGACGTCGCCGTCGTTCATGATCAGCGACTGGCCGGAGGTGAAGCGGGTCTTGGCGTCGTTGGCCTTGCCGGCCACCGCGTCGGGATGGACGCTGCCCTGGGCGTAGAGCTTCTGCGTCCAGGAGAGCGCGTCGAGGTACTCCTGGGTCTCGATCAGGTGGACGAGCTTGCCGTCGACCTGCTTCCAGTAGCCGGGCATGGTGCCGGGGACGCAGTTGAACAGGACCTGCGCCGTCCACCACATGTCCTCGCAGGCCCAGACCTTGGCGGCGGGGCTGGTGATGTCCTTGGCGAGCTGGAGGAACTCGTCGGCGGTCTTCGGGAGGGTCCAGCCCTTCTCGGCGAAGATGTCGGCCCGGTAGTAGGGGACGACGCCGCCGAGCGGGCGGTTGGGCATCGGCAGGCCGCGCAGCTTGCCGCCGAACATGCACATCTTCCAGGCGTCGGTGGGGATCGCCGCGAGGTTGGGGTACTTCTTGACCTTGTCGCCGGACAGGTAGGGGCCGAGGTCGGCGGCCTTGGCGTCGATGGCGTTCGGGATCTGGCCCGTGATGTTCCAGCCGGGCACGCAGAACAGGTCGGGGATGCTGTCGCCGGCCAGCACCGCGCCGAGCTTGTCCTGGTAGGTGACGCCGTCCTGGAGCTGCCAGTCGACGCTGACGCCGAGCGCCTCGTCCATGGCGGCGAAGTACTTGCTGTCCTTGCCCGGGGCCGCGCCCCAGAGCGGGGTGAAGAAGGTGTACTTGCCGCCCTTGCCCGGCTTGCCGGTCACCGAGGCCTTGAGTTCGGCGGGGAACTTCAGGAAGGCCGGGGTGGAACCGTTGACGCCCGGGATGTCGGGGGTGACGAGGCCGGAGGCGGCGAAGGCGGGGAGGGCGTTCTGCAAGGCGCTGCCGGTGGCGACACCGCCCTTGCTGCTCGACCGCCCGGTGCCGGAGGAGCAGGCGGTCAGCAGTCCGCCGCCGGTGAGCGCGGCGGCGGCGGCCACGGCGCCGGTCAGGAAGCGGCGGCGCGAGGCGGCCGGGGCAGGGCCGACTCTGTCAGCGCTGGTCATGGTGGGTGGAGCCCTTCGTCGTTGCGGGTGGGAGGCGGGCGGGGCCGGGCGGGCGGCGCGGCGGTGCCCGGCGGTCCGGGTGGTGCCCCGGTCGCGGCCGGGGCGGTGGGACGACGGTGCGGGGTGGTGCGAAGGGTGGTGCGGGGGGTGGTGCGAAGGGCCGGCGCCCGGCGGTGGGCCGGGTCCCGGAGCTACTGTCGAAGCGCTTCAACGTGGCGCCGAGGCTAGGCCAGCGAAAGCTGTCGCACAAGGGTTTGCACGAGCTTCACAGTTCAGGACTTGACGACGACACAGGTCGCGCGTCCGGTTCGGGACACCGATCCGGGCGGCCGAAGAACCGGTCTGGACCAGCGAGGACGCTCTCCCGCCCGCCTCCCGGCCAGGCCGCGGGCCGCTTGACAGCATCGGGCATCACTGCGAACTTCGAAGCGCTTCGATCCACCACCTCATGAAGCATCAGCTCGACACCCGTGCCGCACCGGAGGACCATCCATGCCCGACGCCCCTTACCGCGACGCCCGGGTGCCCGCGCACCAGCGGGCCACGGACCTCCTGGGGCGGCTCACCACCGCCGAGAAGATCGCCCTGCTGCACCAGCACGCCCCCGCCGTCCCCCGGCTCGGCCTGGCCGCGCACACCACCGGCACCGAGGCCCTGCACGGGGTGTCCTGGCTCGGACCGGCCACCTCGTTCCCGCAGGCCGTCGGCCTCGGCGCGACCTGGGACCGCGCGCTGCTGAAGCGGGTCGGCGAGGCCGTCGGCACCGAGGTCCGCGCCTTCCACGAGCGCCCCGCCGAGGACGGCCGCGCGCCGATCGGCCTCAACGTGTGGGCGCCGGTGGTCAATCCGCTGCGCCACCCGCTCTGGGGCCGCAACGAGGAGGGCTACGCCGAGGACCCGCTGCTCACCGCCGAACTCGCCACGGCCTACACCCGGGGCCTGCGCGGCGACCACCCGGTGTACTGGCGCACCGCGCCCACCCTCAAGCACTTCCTCGGCTACAACAACGAGAACGACCGCACGTCCACCTCCTCCGACCTGCGCCCGCGCGTCCTGCACGAGTACGAACTCCCCTGCTACCGCGGCCCGGTGGAGGCCGGCGCGGTGGCCGCGGTGATGCCCTCGTACAACATCGTCAACGGGCGGCCCGCCCACGTGTCCGGCTACCTCAAGGACGAGCTGCGCGGCTGGAGGAACGGCGCCGACCTGCTGGTGTGCAGCGACGCCGAGGCACCGTCCAACCTGGTCGCCGCGCAACGGCACTTCGCCGACCACGCGGAGGGCCACGGCGCGGCGCTGCGCGCCGGGGTGGACAGCTTCACCGACCACGGCACCGACGCACCGGTCACGATCGCCCGGCTCACCGAGGCGCTGGAGCGCGGCCTGATCACCGAGGCCGAGATCGACGCCGCCGTCCTGCGCCACCTGCTGATGCGCATCCGCACCGGCGAACTGGATCCCGAGCTCGACCCGTACGCCGGAACCGGCCAGGACGTGGTCGGCTGCGACGCCCACCGGGAGCTGGCCCGGCAGGCCGCCCGGCAGGCCGTCGTGCTGCTGCGCAACGCCGGCGACCTGCTGCCACTGCCCGCCGACGCGGCCCTCGCCGTGGTCGGCCCGCTCGGCGACGACGTGCTGCGCGACTGGTACAGCGGCTCCCTGCTGTACCGGACCACCCTCCTCGACGCCCTGCGTGAGCGGCTCGGCACCGACCGGGTCGCCTTCGCGGACGGGCTGGACCGGATCGCGCTGCGCTCGACCGCCACCGGCCGCTACCTGACCGCGGCCGCCGACGGCACGCTGTCCGCCACCGGCCACCAGGTCGGCCCGGCAGAGGAGTTCGCCGTGCAGGACTGGGGGCACGGGGTGACCACCCTCCAGGCACGGGACGGCCGCTACCTCACCAAGGACGGCTACGGGATGCTGGCCGCCACCGCCGAGCACCCGGACGAGTGGGTCGTCCAGGAGACCTTCCGGCTGGAGCGCGGTGAGGACGGCCGCGTCCGCATCCAGCACCTCGGCACCGGCCGCTGGGTCGCCGTCGCGGCCGGCAGCCACGCCCTCACCACCTACGCGGTCGCCCGGGACGCCGCCGAGCCGTTCACCGTGCGGACGGTGTCGGCCGGCGCGGAGCGGGTCGCCGCCGTCGCCGCCGCGGCCGGCGCGGTGGTGGTGGTCGCCGGCAACGATCCGCACCTCAACGGGCGGGAGACCGAGGACCGGATCGACCTCGCGCTGCCCCCGCAGCAGGAGGAGATCCTGCGCGCCGCCCGGGCCGCCAACCCGCGCACCGTGCTGGCCGTGGTCAGCAGCTACCCGTACGCCCTGGACTGGGCAGACGCCGAAGTCCCCGCCGTGCTGTGGACGGCGCACGGCGGCCAGGAGGGCGGCCGCGCCCTCGCCGACGTCATGCTCGGCGACCACTCCCCCGCCGGCCGCCTCCCGCAGACCTGGTACCGGGCCGGCCAGCGGCTGCCCGACCTGCTCGACTACGACATCATCACCGCCGGCGCCACCTACCTCTACCTGGCGGACGAGCCGCTCTACCCGTTCGGCCACGGGCTGTCCTACACCCGGTTCACGTACGGCGCGCTGAGCGCGGAGACGATCGACGGGCACGCCGTCGCGACCCTCACCGTCACCAACAGCGGCGCACGCGCCGGTGCGGAGGTCGTCCAGCTCTACTCGCGCGCCCCGGAGTCGCGCGTCCCCACGCCGCTGCGCCGGCTGCAGGCCTTCGAGCGGATCGAACTCGCCCCCGGCGAGCAGCGCACGGTGTCCCTCCGCGTCCCGCTCGCCGCGCTCGGCCACTTCGACACCGCGCACGGCCGGTGGACGACCGACCCCGGCCGGTACGCGCTGCTGGCCGGGGCCTCCAGCGCCGACCTGCGCAGCGAGGCCGAGATCACCGTCACCGGCCCGGCCCCGCTGCCGCGCCCCGGTCTCGACGGGCCGCTGCTCGCCCGGGACTTCGACACCGCGCGCGGCATCCGGCTCACCGACCGCACCCCGGCCGGGGGCGAGGCGGTGGAGTGCGGCGACACCGCGCCCGGGCGACTGGCCTTCGACACCGTCGACTTCGCGGACGGGGCGACGTCCGTCGCCCTCGCGGTGTCCCGGACGGCGCCCGGCAGCGCCGCCGTCGAGCTGCACGCGGGTGGCGCCGTCACCAGGTTCGAGGTGCCCTCGACCGGGGGCCGCCACCGCTGGCAGACCGTCCGCGGCCCGCTGGCCGCACCGGTCAAGGGCGTCCACGGCGTGGAGGTCGTGCTGCGCGGCGCACTCCGGCTCGCGGAACTCGACTTCACCCGCTGAGCACCGGCCGGGCGGACCGGCGGCGTTGACAGCCGCCCCGCCCGGCCCGATCCTCTCGGTGACCGGGCCGGCGACCGGCCCGTACCAGGGGAGTGAACATGACGACCGCTCAGACCACCGGAGGGCTGCCGAAGCCGCTCAGAACCGCCCTCGTCCTCATCGTCCTGCAAGCCGTCCTCAATGTCCTCGGCGGCCTGCTGCTGCTGGTGAGCGCCTCCGACGAGGCCGACCACGGCGGCGACTCCGCCGGGACGCTCGCGCTCCTCGGCTGGGTGTCCGTGATCGTCGCGCTGCTGCTGGCGGGCAGCGCCGCGGCCACGCCCGGCCGCCGGGCCTGGGTGCGGACGACCGTGATCGCCGTGGAGGCGCTGTCGATCCTGGGCTCCGTGGTGTCGCTGTTCTCCGGCGCCTACACCGCGGTGATCGGCATCGCCATCGCCGCGTTCATCATCCGGGCCTACCTCTCCGAGGACGCCAAGCGCTGGTTCGCCTGACCGCCGCACGGCGGACGGGTCGCGGCTCCACCGGCGCCCGTCCGCCGTACGCCCTCCATGCAGGCACGAGTCCGTGCGGGCACGAGTCCGTGCGGGCACCGCCGATGGCCGATTCGCGCACGGCCCGCCGAAACCGGCCCCGGCACACCGCACGGATGCCAGGATCCGCAGTATGACCAGGATCCTCGTCCACACCCACAACCTGCTCTTCCCGCACGAGTCGGCCGCCGACGGGGTGCGAGCCCTGCGCGAACTCGGCGCCGAGCACGGTTTCACCGTCGACGCCACCGACGATCCGGCGGACTTCCGCGCCGACCGGCTGCGGCACTACGGCGCCGTGGTGTTCCTCTCCACCGGCGGCGACGTCCTGGACGACCGGGGCCGCGACGCCCTGCGCGCGCACCTCGGCACCGGAGCCGGCTGGATGGGCGTGCACTGCGCAGCCGGCACCGAGCTCGGCTGGGACTGGTACGAGGGCCTGGTCGGCGCCCGGTTCCTCGGCCATCCGCCGATCCAGACCGCCACGGTGCGCACCGCCGACGCCGACCACCCGGCCACCGCCCACCTGCCGGCCGCCTGGACCTGGACGGACGAGTGGTACAACTTCCGCACCGACCCGCGCGGCCGCGGTGTCCGGGTGCTGCTCACCGTCGACGAGTCGGAGTACGAGGGCGGCACGATGGGCGAGGGCCACCCGCTGGCCTGGTCCGGCGAGCACGACGGAGCACCGACCTTCTACACCTCGCTCGGCCACACCCCCGAGGCCTACCGGGACGCCGCCTTCCGCGCCCACCTGCTCGGCGGGGTCCGGCACGTCCTCGACGGGGCGTGAGACCCGGCCGGTGAGGCCCGGTCCGAACCGGACCGGGCCTCAGAGCGGCTCGCCCGGGAGCGCGGCGTACGCCTCCCGGAGTGCCTCCACCACCGGGTGCACCGGCGCCAGCCGCACCGAGTCCACGGCGGCCAGCGGCCGCAGGCCGACCGCCGCGTTGGTCGCGAACGCCGCCTCGAAACCGGCCGCCTCCCGCACCTCCGCCGTCCGGCACGGGCCGAGCGGACGCACCAACTCCATCGTGACACCGTGCAGTTGACGGGCCTCCGGCCAGACGACCTCGCCCTCGCGGACGAAGCCGACGTTCCAGGTGCCGCCCTCCGACCAGGCCCCCGTCCGGTCGGCGAACAGCGCGTCGTCGAAGCCCGCCGCCTGCGCCTCCCGCCGGTGTCGCAGCGCCCCGAACAGACCGACCCCCTTGACCTCGGGCATCTCGCGCTCGTACCGGACGGTGCGCACCCGCAGCGGCGGCGGCTCCGCCGCGCCCGCCGGACGGGTCGTCACCAGCACCCGGGGGTGCGCCGGGGCCCCGATCGTGCCGACGTCGAGCGCCGGATCGAAGACCGTCACCCGGACCACGGCCGCGCCCGCCGCAGGCGCAGCCCGGCGGGCGTGCGCCCGGACGCGCTCCACGTCCAACTCGGCGCCGAACAGTGTCCGGCAGTCCCGGGCGAGCCGCGCCAGGTGCAGTTCCAGGCCGCGGACCAGCCCGTCCGTCACCAGCATCGTGGTGAAGTGCCCGTAGTTGGTGAGCGCCAGCGCCTGGAGCTGCGCCGGGTCCACCGGCCTGCCGTCGAGTTCCGCCATGCGGCAAGCATCGCACTCCCGGCCGCGGTAGCATCCCGCTGACCTGCGGAGGGTGTGCATGACGGCGATCGCCGTGACCGGCCATCTGAATCTCACCGAGCCGACCGTCCCCCTCGTCCGGGCCGAGCTGCGCCGCCTGCTCGCCGGACACGGCCCGGGCCCGCTGACAGGCCTTTCCTGCCTCGCCCCGGGCGCCGACACGCTGTTCGCCGAGGAGGTCCTCGCGGCCGGCGGCCGGCTCGTCGCCGTCCTCCCCTCGACCCGCTACCGGCAGTCGTTCGCGGCGGGCCCCCGGGCCGACCTCGACCGGCTGCTGGCCGCCGCCGCGGAGGTGCTGGTGCTCCCCCGACCCGCCCCCGACGACGCCGCCTACCAGGCCGCCAACGCCGAACTGCTGCGCCGCGCCGACCTGGTGGTCGCCGTCTGGGACGGCCGCCCCGGCAACGGCCGCGGCGGCACCGCGGACATGGTGGCCGCCGCCGGCCGGGCGGGCGTCCCCGTCCAGGTGGTGTGGCCGGCCGGGGCCGCCCGGGCCGCCTGACCGGACGCCTCGCGGGGGCGGCCGCGCGGCCGGTCCGTGCGGTCGGTCCGTGCGGCCGGTCCCTTCGGTCGGTCCGTGCGGTCAGTCCGGCAGTCCCTCGCGGATCCGGCGGGAGACCGTGAAGGCCTGGAGGTCGAGGGTGCCGGGGGCGGGCACGACGCCCGGACCGCCGGCCCGGACCCACTCCGCCACCTCGTCGATCATGTCGTCGGCCAGTACCCAGCCCAGCCAGACCGGGCGGCCCCCGGCCCGCCGGCCCTCGGCGGACGGGCTGACCACCACCACGTTGGAGTGCCCGCAGGCGTCCAGGCAGTCCACCGCCCGGACCTTGCCCGCGCCGCCGACCCCCTCGCGCAGCCGCGCCAGCTGCCCGGCGTGGTCGATCCCCGGGTGCTTGGCCGTGGCACCGCAGCAGCAGCCGCGGCAGACCGTCACGGTGACCGGTGCGGGCGCAGCAGCGGCGTTCTCGCGGGGGCGTCGGGCCATCGGGTTCCCTCCCAGGTGAGCGGGGCCGACGGCGCGGGCCCCCGGACGATTCTGCCGCAGGTGATCATCCGCTCGGCGCGCGCCCCCGAACGGGCGTGCTTATGGTGAGCGCACCATCACACTCCGCACCTCGGCGTGGACCCGCGTCCGGCGGGTGCGGACGAGGAGAGGACTCCACTCGTGATCACAGCCCGTGACATCATGCACAGCGGCGCCCAGTGCATCAATGCGGACCAGTCGCTGATGGACGCCGCCCGAATGATGCGCGACCTGGACGTCGGCGCGCTCCCCATCTGCGGCCCCGACAAGCAGCTCAAGGGCATCATCACCGACCGTGACATCGTGCTGCGCTGTCTGGCTGTCGGCAAGGACCCGTCGATGATGAAGGCCATGGACCTCGGCGGCCACCTGCACTGCGTGCGGGCCGACGACGACATGGAGACGGTGCTGAAGAAGATGGAGCAGCACCAGATCCGGCGGATGCCGGTGATCGACGAGCACGACAAGCTCGTCGGGATGATCAGCGAGGCCGACCTGGCCAGCGGCCACCGCGACGGCCAGCGCCTGACCGACCGTCAGATCATCGAGTTCATGGACAGCATCTACGTGAACCGCTGACCGCGGACCACGTGCGACGCGCCGCGTGAGGCGTGAGGTGCGCAGCGTGCGGCGTGAGGCGGTGGCGCCGGCCCGGGAACGGGTCGGCGCCACCGTCGTGCGCGCGGGCCGCGCGGGACGGGCTGCCGCTCAGGCGGTGGCCTCGGCGGCGGCACGACCGGCGGCACGCCCGGAGAACAGGCAGCCGCCCAGGAAGGTGCCCTCCAGGGAGCGGTAGCCGTGCACGCCGCCGCCGCCGAACCCGGCTGCCTCGCCGGCCGCGTAGAGCCCGTCCAGCACGGAGCCGTCGGCGCGCAGCACCCGGGAGGAGAGGTCGGTCTCCAGGCCGCCGAGGGACTTGCGGGTGAGGATGTTCAGCCGGACGGCGATCAGCGGCCCCGCCTTGGGGTCGAGCAGGCGGTGCGGGGTCGCGGTGCGGATCAGCTTGTCGCCGAGGTAGCGGCGGGCGCCGTGCACCGCGGTGACCTGGAGGTCCTTGGAGAACGGGTTGGCCATCTCGCGGTCCCTGGCCTCGACCTCGCGGCGCAGCGCGTCGCCGTCGATCAGCGGCTCGGTCGTCCTGGCGTTCATCCCGCGGACGAGCTCCTCCAGGGTGTCGGCGACCACGAAGTCCGCACCGTGGCGCTTGAAGGCCTCCACCGGACCGGTGGCACCGGGCAGCGCCCGGCCGAGCACACCGCGCACGGACTTGCCGGTGAGGTCCGGGTTCTGCTCGGAGCCGGAGAGCGCGAACTCCTTCTCGATGATCTTCTGGGTCAGCACGAACCAGGTGTGGTCGTGGCCGGTGGTCATGATGTGCTCGAGCGTGCCGAGGGTGTCGAACCCCGGGAAGAGCGGGACGGGCAGCCGGTGGCCGCGCGCGTCGAGCCAGAGCGAGGACGGGCCGGGCAGGATGCGGATGCCGTGGCCGGGCCAGATCGGGTCCCAGTTCTGGATGCCCTCGGTGTAGTGCCACATCCGGTCGCCGTTGATCAGGTGGCCGCCGGCATCGCCGGCGATGCCCAGCATCAGGCCGTCCACGTGCGCGGGGACACCGCTGAGCATCCGCTCGGGCGGGGTGCCGAGGCGGGCCGGCCAGGCCTTGCGGACCAGGTCGTGGTTGCCGCCGATGCCACCGGAGGCCACCACCACGGCCTGGGCGCGCAGTTCGAAGGATCCGGTGACGGCACGGGAGCTGGACTCGCCGCGACGGACGTCGGACCGCTCCAGGATCTCGCCGGTGACGGTGTCCAGGCTGCCGCCGGAGGCCGACAGCCCGGTGACGCGGTGGCGGAAGCGGAAGTCGACCAGGCCCCTGCCCGCGGCGGCCTTGACCCGGCGGGCGAACGGCTCGACCAGCCCCGGGCCGGTACCCCAGGTGATGTGGAAGCGCGGCACCGAGTTGCCGGGACCGGTGGCGGTCAGACCGCCGCGCTCGGCCCAGCCGACCACCGGGAAGAAGCGCACGCCGCGCTCGTGCAGCCAGGAGCGCTTCTCGCCCGCGGCGAAGTCGACGTAGGCCTCGGCCCAGCGGCGCGGCCACTCGTCCTCGGCGCGGTCGAAGCCGGCGGTGCCGATCCAGTCCTGCCAGGCGAGGTCG
The Kitasatospora paranensis genome window above contains:
- a CDS encoding (2Fe-2S) ferredoxin domain-containing protein, with translation MARRPRENAAAAPAPVTVTVCRGCCCGATAKHPGIDHAGQLARLREGVGGAGKVRAVDCLDACGHSNVVVVSPSAEGRRAGGRPVWLGWVLADDMIDEVAEWVRAGGPGVVPAPGTLDLQAFTVSRRIREGLPD
- a CDS encoding CBS domain-containing protein, giving the protein MITARDIMHSGAQCINADQSLMDAARMMRDLDVGALPICGPDKQLKGIITDRDIVLRCLAVGKDPSMMKAMDLGGHLHCVRADDDMETVLKKMEQHQIRRMPVIDEHDKLVGMISEADLASGHRDGQRLTDRQIIEFMDSIYVNR
- a CDS encoding FAD-binding dehydrogenase; this encodes MALDADVIVIGAGLAGLVATAELAEAGRRVILLDQEPAASLGGQAHWSFGGLFLVDSPEQRRMRIRDSRDLAWQDWIGTAGFDRAEDEWPRRWAEAYVDFAAGEKRSWLHERGVRFFPVVGWAERGGLTATGPGNSVPRFHITWGTGPGLVEPFARRVKAAAGRGLVDFRFRHRVTGLSASGGSLDTVTGEILERSDVRRGESSSRAVTGSFELRAQAVVVASGGIGGNHDLVRKAWPARLGTPPERMLSGVPAHVDGLMLGIAGDAGGHLINGDRMWHYTEGIQNWDPIWPGHGIRILPGPSSLWLDARGHRLPVPLFPGFDTLGTLEHIMTTGHDHTWFVLTQKIIEKEFALSGSEQNPDLTGKSVRGVLGRALPGATGPVEAFKRHGADFVVADTLEELVRGMNARTTEPLIDGDALRREVEARDREMANPFSKDLQVTAVHGARRYLGDKLIRTATPHRLLDPKAGPLIAVRLNILTRKSLGGLETDLSSRVLRADGSVLDGLYAAGEAAGFGGGGVHGYRSLEGTFLGGCLFSGRAAGRAAAEATA